The region ATAAGACGGGGCTTGTTCTCCGGAACAACACAAGTGCTCAGATTTCACCGTACAGTTCCGATGAATAGGGAGGTGTATGTGAACGCATCCTTCTTACCTGGATAAGTGTATAGGAATGTCAAAAGCATAGCCTGGGGATGGGAGCCTCCCTGACTCAGTGTGAATCAGACCTTTTGTTTTAGGAACCAATGCAGCACATGCACACAATACCACCACCCTGATGGGTGAAAGCTCTTTGTGTAAGGAAGTTTATTGGAaaaagagaaaaggggggggggggggggggcagtgagacatTTCTGGGTTATTCTCCCCGGCCAATGAGGTAATCAAAACTAGAGGTGCTCTCATAAATCTTGGCACGAATTTCAAAGCCGATGACTCTGCCAAGGGACCAATCATGCAGAGGAACTCACACCCACATCCTTCGGTATAAAGGCAGAGGAAATACATCTTGTTTCCATACACCCAACTATCACATCCCGTTGGTGGCACTTAGATAGACAGGCTTTACACGATGTCCTCATACAGCGTCAGGCAGACCACTTCCTCTTCAGGATCCTCATTGGGCCAGAGCTTTGGTGGCTATGGACGTGACTCTGGTAGGCTCTCTGTGTCTGGACACAGGGCACCAAGCATCCATGGGGGTAGTGGTGGTAAAAatatctccctctcctccagTAGGATGGTTTCCTGTGGGGTTGGTGGTGGTCTAGGTGGGAGTTACGGATCTAGCTATGGTGGGGGTTACGGCTCTGGCTATGGCTTTGGAGGAGGGCATAGTGGAGGGCACGGTGGAGGGGATGGCCTTCTGGGAGGAGGTGAGAAGGAGACCATGCAGAATCTGAATGACCGCCTGGCCTCATACCTGGACAAGGTGCGCTCCCTGGAGAAGGCGAATGCCCAGCTGGAGATTCAGATCCGAGAATGGTACCAGAAGCAGGGACCCGGCCCGGCTGCTGACTACAGCCACTACTACAAGCTGATTGAGGAACTCCGCAACAAGGTAAGAAGATGCTCAGTAAACGGGGACCATACATCCTTcaatatttacatacagtatacatcccTGCCTATTTCCCTTATGTACTGTCATACACTTACCTTCCTGCCTAATCCCCCATAAGTCTATTATATATACCTAACTGACTGATCCTCTatatactgttacacacacacacacacacacacacacacaaattaactaATCACCGACATATCTGCTTAGTCTctaaatgtctttatatatatatatatatatagcctaccaGATACTGCATGTCCATATATATCTGATATAGtatatacctacatacatacacatcccCACTCCCTATCTGTTTCCTTAAATGCAGATATACACTTACGTCTCCATAAGATCCCATTTTCTTGTGGATAACATGGTGTTGTACAAGGGAGAACCATACAAAACAAATCCCTTCATAGAAATCAGATTGCTGATTCCGGTCTCGGTTACATATATCGGGTGTTGAACCCAAGTCTCTGCTAACACCTCCCAATAAAGTGTACATTATCCACGCATCCCGCCCATTGGTTTCAGGCCATGTATAACTAGTGCTCATTTTATAAACGCATACCTGTGACATCATCCTGTAATTTGCTGATAATCACATAATCGATCAATAAGCTAAAGACGACGTGCGTGATGGTATCAAGAAAGTATAAGGCTGAGATTAGGTAACATCACCAATAGAATAAGGGTCTCCTCTTACAGTCTGTATATTAAAGGATGTACAAGGTAACTCTATTCTACTAGACACACAATTCCCATTCTGTGTGAGGAGTAAAGGTATTCAATGCAACATCTCAGCTACAGAATATTACAGATGAATCATCGCCATTATACTTCAATAGCTTCTCCAATGTCGTGTTACATTCCTATCTCCCATTGGGAGCATTGTAACTAATAACAGTAAGTTTATGTTCTGTTATATACAGAGCCGCTGACCTTATATACAGAGCCGCTGACCTCACATGCAGTGACATCTTGGTTTTCAGTTATGTTCTAGTTAATCTCCTTCCTGCGCTTTGGCGATGGATGAACATGCGATGGTTACTTACTCTTTCAGCTCCTATCAGGGTCAATGGGAGTCAgtctgtgaggagggggagatatttaTTTGATCATGTAAACCAGTAACCCCCTTCCTGTAAAGCACCGGGTAATGTGTGTGGGTTTCTCCAATTCCTAGATCCTCCATTCTACCATGGACAATGCAAGCACCCTTCTGCAGATTGATAACGCCAAGCTGGCAGCAGATGACTTCAGAGCCAAGTAAGAACTCAGACCTTAGTTAGAtttataaaaatagaaataatgcTATGTAGTGCTATGCGCTGGAAGTCAGTCCCAGTATTAATGGTCTTCTCTACAATCTCTACTTGGCATGCAGTTAAAgtggtttattggggacattgaTGAGCAGATCTTCATATGAATACAAAGTGGGTCAATAATAACCAGGCCTTTATTCACCTTTCTCCATCAAGGTATGAGACAGAGCTGTCCCTCCGTATGAATGTGGAGGGTGACATCAATGGCCTGCGCAGAGTCCTGGATGAGCTGACTCTAACCAGGTCTGACCTGGAGATCCAGATTGAAAGCCTAAAGGAGGAGCTGACTTATCTGAAGAAGAACCATGAAGAGGTAGGTCAAATTCTGCTTAGCATAGGGCGGGCAGCATACAATCAAGAGATGGTATCGGGTTGAGTCTTAAGAGATGTGAGGATACAGAGCTTGGCAAAGTACATCAGAACAATATGTTCAGAAGGTAAAACAACGTTTGACAAGAAAACATTAAGCCCCTAGGAATTGGACAGTTCTGCAATATAGAGATAGATAATCCAATGTGAGGACGTTTGACAAGAGTAATTATAGGTGCAACAATTAATGGCAAGCTATTGGACACCCACAAGTCACATATTTGGGGGTCACTTAAATATTTAAACATCTGAATATATATAGTACAACAATGCaagcacaatatatatttaaaaaaatcatatgACTTACTCTGGGTAGCTCAGAGCTTAAATCTCAAAGTAATCATCTAATTACAACGTATTACCCTTAGTGTTATTTGTCTTTCCTACTTAGATAACATAATCAAAGACCCATAATTAGACGTTTAACCATCATGTAGAGCTTGAAAGAATAGGAAATAGTATTGGAGACCAAATTGTAACTGCTAAACCCAATGATATCTAGAATAGGCCAGGACTCATACAATTCAGGTCATGTCTGATTATGAATAGAGAGAAGATTGTAGCATCATTCAAATGTATATTAGGTAACCAAGCCACGGGGCTCTGTTTGCTTTGCAGGAAATGAATGCTCTACGTGGACAAGTTGGTGGCCAGGTGAACGTGGAGATGAACGCTGCTCCCAATGTGGACCTAAGCAAGATTCTGTCTGACATGAGAGACCAATACGAAGTCCTGGCTGATAAGAATCGCAAGGAAGTTGAAGCCTGGTACCTTACAAAGGTGGGACATCATGGTGCTTTCTCCTTGGCTATTTGGCATTGTGTTGTAAAGATGTATGTGCCTTAGAAGAGCCAACTCAATCTTCATCTCCCCTTCCAGACAGAGCAACTGAACATGGAAGTCTCAAGCCAGGGTGAACAGATCCAGTCCAGCAAGAGTGAGATCACCAACCTCAGACGCACGTTCCAGAGCTTGGAGATTGAACTGCAGACTCAACTGAGCATGGTGAGATCCTTCAGCAATGTTATATATAATCTCAGCTAGTGTTATATATAATAGACAGTATAAACACAGACACATTGTGTGCACCGTATATGAATGTTATCATAGGACGAGTGACATTCCTGCCCTGAAGATCTCTCAGTTGGTGAGAGCCTATGAGTACTTGTAAGTGCATTAAGGATCATTGTCAACAGCTAGGGGCTGGTGTAATGCTTAGTGTTTCTTTATGCTCACTTGAGAAGCAGCAATTAAGTTGGAATGTATGACTCTTTGTGTCCTATCTTCCCAATTATTGATAAGACTGCAGAAGAAGTGGCTGATACTGGCACCATCCTATACCTGTCTTCTTCTCCATTGCAGAAATCAGCACTGGAGGGCACCTTGGCAGAGACAGAAGGCCGGTACTGCGTCCAGCTCTCGCAGATACAGGAGATGATAGGCGGTGTAGAGGCTCAGCTTGCCGATATGCGATCAGACATGGAACGCCAAAGCTATGAGTATAAGATCCTTCTGGACGTGAAGACCCGCCTGGAGCAGGAAATTGCCACCTACAGACGCCTGCTGGAGGGTGAAGACCAGTAAGTAGAACCATAACTGGAGTGATGAGGAGGACCAGTACTCACCACCGTCATAGGTGTCTCTTCAAGAGGAAACCTAGCTCCATTTTGAAACTATGCTGCATTGTGTAATGATACTAGGTTTACCTATATACCTTCAAATTCCCAATGTTTCTCCCTAGAGAATAACAACATTAGGGGCAGTATAAGAAATGCTAACACAGGCATAATACCCCACTGCCCTGAAAAGCTtaactccataagacaccttccggtAATGATAGACATGGCATGGCCCATTTACTTTACTGGACCGTGGTGTGTCTCATAGCACCGGAGGGGACCTTATTGGGTGACAACACTTAGTAA is a window of Ascaphus truei isolate aAscTru1 chromosome 23, aAscTru1.hap1, whole genome shotgun sequence DNA encoding:
- the LOC142473061 gene encoding keratin, type I cytoskeletal 19-like — its product is MSSYSVRQTTSSSGSSLGQSFGGYGRDSGRLSVSGHRAPSIHGGSGGKNISLSSSRMVSCGVGGGLGGSYGSSYGGGYGSGYGFGGGHSGGHGGGDGLLGGGEKETMQNLNDRLASYLDKVRSLEKANAQLEIQIREWYQKQGPGPAADYSHYYKLIEELRNKILHSTMDNASTLLQIDNAKLAADDFRAKYETELSLRMNVEGDINGLRRVLDELTLTRSDLEIQIESLKEELTYLKKNHEEEMNALRGQVGGQVNVEMNAAPNVDLSKILSDMRDQYEVLADKNRKEVEAWYLTKTEQLNMEVSSQGEQIQSSKSEITNLRRTFQSLEIELQTQLSMKSALEGTLAETEGRYCVQLSQIQEMIGGVEAQLADMRSDMERQSYEYKILLDVKTRLEQEIATYRRLLEGEDHSYKDTPQTSRNVRTIIEESVDGKVVSSREKVHQSSY